One Brassica napus cultivar Da-Ae chromosome C4, Da-Ae, whole genome shotgun sequence genomic region harbors:
- the LOC106432331 gene encoding F-box protein At5g39450-like, with product MKIGDLLSELLLSLPEDVFTLISRLLSPSDVCNLSLCCKTLRDLVDSEKIWLVQCEVVKVLPLSEIVQWRTGISSYKALCRFLVEVTKPLVGVWVHQNPELGNVVYVMSGFLSVIGCRIIPQEVGSLGIQEGRLLWSPVFEIVSGFDGSARFFLHGIDRESSYLYPGFVTSIDKCCNVLLLEVEPKRREIERTEKVRFPFCKLPFCDRRKLLYLVTGHVGLPVPELSLKDDKATSLERRTMLLKRHKFGGNWSHMSLEDEFCYDPIQVEINDELWTHLGYGGDFRHVDDEIQVQGTQRKSLSKYFRIGIKNILRRSSSTGSSSSSAKQQASCSSEIRRFNLQTFLSSGDFVGLSVKASKIKLTSYRGWPSMHETHFALYKLPIKIPVEENQEYAGLWGGTFGWPPGKCTEDKPGKALFLLMLTYEKSQDGSDRLLVGTKILEGTHYVMHPNGSAMFVVKIGSPTSEIFPFDDTTNGEEKYGFECCYTGEGIAKGYGFRYPGYKPGSLFVTSKGLLMFVWKETKTVLTLQRLNLEELLKKGVCVSPLPPCLNFTYLTKSHTNVFASGQRTS from the coding sequence ATGAAGATCGGAGACTTGCTGTCGGAACTGCTTCTGTCTCTTCCAGAAGATGTCTTTACTCTCATCTCTCGTTTACTTTCACCATCCGACGTTTGCAACCTAAGCCTATGCTGCAAAACTCTCCGTGACCTTGTTGATTCAGAGAAGATATGGCTTGTGCAGTGCGAAGTCGTAAAGGTTCTTCCTTTATCCGAAATAGTCCAATGGCGAACAGGGATCTCTTCTTACAAGGCTCTTTGTCGGTTTCTCGTAGAGGTAACGAAGCCTCTTGTTGGGGTTTGGGTTCACCAGAACCCTGAACTAGGGAATGTTGTTTACGTGATGTCTGGTTTCTTGTCTGTGATTGGTTGTCGGATCATTCCGCAAGAAGTTGGTTCTTTGGGGATCCAAGAAGGGAGGCTTCTGTGGTCGCCTGTGTTTGAGATCGTCTCTGGTTTCGATGGCTCGGCGAGGTTTTTCCTCCATGGGATAGATAGAGAAAGCAGTTACTTGTACCCTGGTTTCGTTACTAGCATTGACAAGTGTTGTAATGTGCTTCTCCTTGAGGTTGAGCCCAAGAGACGAGAGATTGAGAGAACGGAGAAGGTTCGGTTTCCTTTTTGTAAGCTACCTTTTTGCGATAGAAGGAAGTTACTATACTTGGTGACAGGCCATGTAGGTTTACCAGTGCCTGAGCTATCGTTGAAAGATGATAAAGCGACGTCGTTGGAACGCAGAACCATGCTGCTTAAAAGACACAAGTTTGGTGGGAACTGGAGTCACATGAGCCTGGAGGATGAGTTTTGTTACGATCCGATTCAAGTGGAGATAAATGATGAGTTGTGGACGCATCTTGGTTACGGTGGAGATTTTCGCCACGTGGACGATGAGATTCAGGTGCAGGGGACACAGAGGAAGAGTTTAAGCAAGTATTTCAGAATTGGGATCAAGAATATCCTGAGGAGGTCTAGCTCAACTGGTTCGAGTTCTTCTTCTGCAAAGCAGCAAGCGTCTTGTAGCAGTGAGATTAGACGTTTCAATCTCCAAACGTTTCTTAGCTCTGGTGATTTTGTAGGTCTTAGTGTTAAAGCTTCAAAGATTAAGCTGACTTCTTACCGAGGTTGGCCAAGCATGCACGAAACTCATTTCGCTCTTTATAAGCTACCAATTAAGATACCTGTGGAGGAGAATCAAGAGTATGCTGGCTTGTGGGGAGGAACCTTTGGCTGGCCACCTGGAAAATGCACTGAAGATAAACCCGGTAAGGCTCTTTTCTTACTGATGCTCACTTATGAAAAATCTCAAGATGGTAGTGATAGACTTCTTGTCGGGACTAAAATACTAGAAGGCACTCACTATGTGATGCATCCTAATGGATCTGCAATGTTTGTTGTAAAGATTGGTTCGCCTACTTCTGAGATCTTTCCTTTTGATGACACAACAAATGGAGAAGAAAAATATGGTTTTGAGTGTTGCTACACAGGAGAAGGTATTGCAAAGGGTTATGGTTTTCGGTATCCTGGATACAAACCGGGTTCACTTTTCGTGACATCTAAAGGTCTTCTCATGTTTG